The following proteins are co-located in the Mesorhizobium australicum WSM2073 genome:
- a CDS encoding 4Fe-4S dicluster domain-containing protein has protein sequence MIEIVSATRCIECDICVKVCPTNVFDATEHGAPVIARQDDCQTCFLCEIYCPTDALYVAEAAEGPTGITEAEVEARLLFGSYARALGWTRGKAGGSEFDPTHRIRVAQ, from the coding sequence GTGATCGAGATCGTCTCGGCCACGCGCTGCATTGAGTGCGACATCTGCGTCAAGGTGTGCCCGACCAATGTCTTTGACGCGACTGAGCATGGCGCGCCCGTCATTGCTCGCCAGGACGACTGCCAGACCTGTTTCCTGTGCGAAATCTATTGTCCGACCGACGCTCTTTACGTGGCCGAGGCAGCCGAAGGGCCAACCGGCATCACCGAGGCAGAGGTCGAAGCGCGCCTTCTGTTCGGCTCCTATGCCCGCGCACTCGGCTGGACACGCGGCAAGGCCGGCGGCTCCGAATTCGACCCGACGCACCGCATCCGCGTGGCGCAATAG
- a CDS encoding ABC transporter ATP-binding protein: MNRIVVNDISKTFQLKPGQFVTVEGEATDRVTVLDGVDLAIRKGEFVTLVGPSGSGKSVLLDIIGGLTRATGGDVQLDGRRITRPDPKTGYVFQQYALFPWRTALANIEYALEVRGVAKTERTATARHLLSLFGLAGFEDRFPNQLSGGMQQRVAIARALASNPEVLLMDEPFAALDQQTRELLQGELLRIWGKIKTTVIFVTHSIDEAIFLADRVVVMTARPGAVKEIIDIDLPRPRDGDIRASTEFNAYRARVWDVLRDEVNRAQKDWTLSPAFGH; this comes from the coding sequence ATGAACCGCATCGTCGTCAACGACATCAGCAAGACCTTCCAGCTCAAACCAGGACAGTTCGTCACCGTCGAAGGCGAGGCGACCGATCGCGTCACCGTTCTCGACGGCGTCGATCTTGCCATCCGCAAGGGCGAGTTTGTCACGCTGGTCGGTCCGAGCGGCTCGGGCAAGTCGGTGCTGCTCGACATTATCGGCGGGCTGACGCGGGCGACCGGCGGCGACGTCCAACTCGACGGCAGGCGCATCACGCGTCCCGATCCCAAGACCGGCTACGTCTTCCAGCAATATGCGCTGTTTCCCTGGCGCACGGCGCTCGCCAATATCGAATATGCGCTGGAAGTGCGCGGCGTGGCGAAGACGGAGCGGACGGCGACGGCCAGGCACCTTTTGTCGCTGTTCGGGCTTGCCGGCTTCGAGGATCGTTTCCCCAACCAGCTTTCCGGCGGCATGCAGCAGCGCGTGGCGATCGCCCGCGCGCTCGCCAGCAATCCAGAAGTGCTGCTGATGGACGAACCCTTCGCCGCGCTCGACCAGCAGACGCGCGAACTGCTGCAGGGCGAGTTGTTGCGCATCTGGGGCAAGATCAAGACGACGGTCATTTTTGTCACCCACTCGATCGACGAGGCGATCTTCCTGGCCGATCGCGTGGTGGTGATGACGGCGCGGCCGGGCGCGGTGAAGGAGATCATCGATATCGACCTGCCGCGGCCGCGCGACGGCGACATCCGCGCCAGCACTGAATTCAACGCGTATCGCGCCCGCGTCTGGGACGTGCTGCGCGACGAGGTCAACAGGGCGCAGAAGGACTGGACGCTGTCGCCGGCCTTCGGCCATTGA
- a CDS encoding ABC transporter permease has product MAYLTEKLGPAIGFRGEAAVAAKIPAIKARGAAQEAKARRKGTYGGTFVYGLPLLGLFFLLWEIAPRLGWLNRIFFPPLSEVLLAWWDLLASGVLVEHIGISLQRAAIGFALGVLVAIPLGLLMGRYSLFEKVSDLLVQTLRNTSQFALLPVFILLLGIGEESKVAITFYSSVFFLLVNTISGVKSVDPLLIKAARSMGTSDFDLFRKVILPASIPSIVAGARLAVKSSLFAVIGAEMLAAKSGLGFLIQNSQLMMETADMYAGILTLTVIGLTVNYLLVWFERWATAWKGQSEPSLI; this is encoded by the coding sequence ATGGCCTATCTGACCGAAAAGCTCGGCCCTGCCATCGGGTTTCGCGGCGAGGCCGCCGTAGCCGCAAAAATTCCTGCAATCAAGGCGCGTGGCGCAGCCCAAGAGGCCAAAGCCCGCAGGAAAGGAACGTATGGCGGCACCTTCGTCTATGGCCTGCCGCTGCTCGGCCTGTTCTTCCTTTTGTGGGAGATTGCGCCGCGGCTCGGCTGGCTGAACCGCATCTTCTTTCCACCGCTGAGCGAGGTGCTGCTTGCCTGGTGGGACCTGCTTGCCTCGGGTGTACTGGTCGAGCATATCGGCATCAGCCTGCAGCGCGCGGCCATCGGCTTCGCGCTCGGCGTGTTGGTGGCCATCCCGCTTGGCCTGCTCATGGGCCGCTACTCTCTGTTCGAGAAGGTCAGTGACCTTTTGGTGCAGACGCTACGCAACACCTCGCAATTCGCGCTGCTGCCGGTGTTCATCCTTTTGCTTGGCATCGGCGAGGAATCCAAGGTGGCCATCACCTTCTACTCCTCGGTGTTCTTTCTCCTCGTCAACACGATCAGCGGCGTGAAGTCGGTCGATCCGCTGCTCATCAAAGCGGCGCGCTCGATGGGCACGTCTGACTTCGACCTGTTCCGGAAAGTCATCCTGCCGGCCAGCATTCCCTCGATCGTCGCCGGTGCGCGGCTGGCGGTCAAATCCTCGCTGTTCGCGGTGATCGGCGCCGAGATGCTGGCGGCCAAATCCGGCCTCGGTTTCCTCATCCAGAACTCGCAACTGATGATGGAAACGGCCGACATGTATGCCGGCATCCTGACGCTCACCGTCATCGGCCTGACCGTCAACTACCTGCTCGTCTGGTTCGAGCGCTGGGCGACCGCCTGGAAGGGCCAGTCCGAGCCTTCGCTCATTTAA
- a CDS encoding aliphatic sulfonate ABC transporter substrate-binding protein, whose amino-acid sequence MSSIAFDGFRRLFLKAALVVVIGLGGMPAFAQDKPGVIRIGSTAPGHLKFILAQKDGWWEKEFAKDGIKVELVTFNGGSEATTALATGAIEFTYTGNNPALRVAASGADVKLIGLSSYVRAGGSSIVVKTDSPLKTLQDLKGKKVAYLTGTVRHSNFSKALNSVGLTTNDVEGLNLPFEASGPALLRGDIDAIVETDSTAAKLVDSGEARLLYDTSTHPEWNVPNVISVNGAFAAKYPDLVKRLLKVDIEISRWADAHPDETIKTFVEATKSSEKSVRKTYADGAFHQDPKLTDDAIEALKAEEKFMAGAGLLKGSIDYGKWVDKSFVEAASAEVATVQ is encoded by the coding sequence ATGTCCAGCATCGCATTCGATGGATTTCGCCGGCTGTTTCTGAAGGCCGCCCTTGTGGTGGTGATCGGCCTTGGCGGCATGCCTGCCTTCGCGCAGGACAAGCCCGGCGTCATCCGCATCGGCAGCACGGCGCCCGGGCACCTCAAATTCATCCTCGCCCAGAAGGATGGCTGGTGGGAGAAGGAATTCGCCAAGGACGGCATCAAGGTCGAACTGGTGACCTTCAACGGCGGCTCGGAGGCGACGACGGCCTTGGCCACCGGCGCCATCGAGTTCACCTATACCGGCAACAACCCGGCGCTGCGTGTCGCCGCGTCCGGCGCCGACGTCAAGCTGATCGGCCTGTCGAGCTATGTCAGGGCGGGCGGGTCCTCCATCGTCGTCAAGACCGATTCCCCCCTGAAGACGCTGCAGGACCTCAAGGGCAAGAAGGTCGCCTATCTCACAGGCACGGTGCGGCACTCCAATTTCAGCAAGGCGCTGAACAGTGTCGGCCTGACCACGAACGATGTCGAGGGTTTGAACCTCCCTTTCGAGGCGTCAGGCCCAGCCCTGTTGCGCGGCGATATCGATGCCATCGTCGAGACCGACTCGACGGCGGCCAAGCTCGTCGACTCCGGCGAGGCGCGTCTGCTCTACGACACCAGCACGCATCCGGAATGGAATGTGCCTAACGTCATTTCGGTCAACGGCGCCTTCGCGGCGAAATATCCCGATCTGGTCAAGCGGCTGCTCAAGGTCGACATCGAGATTTCGCGCTGGGCAGACGCCCATCCCGACGAGACGATCAAGACCTTTGTCGAGGCGACCAAATCGTCGGAGAAATCCGTGCGCAAAACCTATGCCGATGGCGCCTTCCACCAGGATCCGAAGCTCACCGATGATGCGATCGAAGCCTTGAAGGCCGAAGAAAAATTCATGGCCGGCGCCGGGCTCCTCAAGGGATCGATCGACTACGGCAAATGGGTCGACAAGAGCTTTGTCGAAGCCGCGTCCGCGGAAGTCGCCACAGTCCAGTAG